The genomic segment AGCGATTAAGGCTCTAGTTAAGTTCTAAAAAGATTGGGACAGGGTATGTTGAATTTGTTCCAATATCAGATTGGTGACTGGATAGCATTACACCATTGGTTTAAAACCAGCTCAAACTACATGGCTCATAAACAGGTCCGTAGCCAAGATTTCAAGCAGGGTGTTTGTTTACCCAAAGAGGACCATTTTTTCTTAGGTACAGCAGTTGTACTCAATTTCCTTAATTAGAGTGGACCTTCCAGCCAAGTGGGGGGTTGTTCTGGCCATAGGCCTGATTCATATTTCAACATCAGTAGAAATCAGTAGCCAAAATTCAACTAATAGACAATGTTAGGGGATGGTCACTATGTCTGTCTACTCCAAGACGATACTGCAACATAACACATTGAGGCAACAAAAGCTTTATCCTGCACCTTAATCTCAGCAGCTGTCCAGCCTCACTGTCTGAATATTCAGAGTCAGAGCTTGTAGATACCCTTGCGTCAGAACCAGTATCCTGTCCAATGGAGGACCCTAATCCAACCACACTAGCAGACTCCCCGAAGGATGATGAGCCAGAATGGACCAAATCCCCAGCCCCTGTAACATGAGGCCTATCGTGCTTTGCACCATTTCTCAAAGTATCACCTTGTGTTGAAATTGGTGAGTCACTATTTGAAAGACTGGCCTTAGCAAATGCTGGCATCAAAGCATCAGTTGAGGAGTGGTCAACAGGGAATCTTAAGTTGGGGCTAGAGTTGTAGCTGGGTGTCTTGTTGGAGTAGCCTTTGTCTTTTCGCTGAgcatttctctttttctttttcttgacGGTGCCTGAGTTTTGGTATGACCTTGATTTGGGTGGAAAGACTGGTAGATTGACGGATGATAAATCATCTGCTTGCAGTTCTGTTAGAAGAGTGAATACGTTTAGTTAATATGAGATTgcaaacatgtttttattgttaaatGATACTGTTGTGCAAACAATGGTATACTAGGAGGTTTCCTTAAACAGAGCAGTAATCTTCAACAAACTCTATTATATAACTGGCAGAGGTCTGATGAACCTCTGATATACATAGAgtcacctttttttaaatgcttacTCTAGCCTCAATGATAAAATTAATTTGATTACAccatcaattataatttctAGCAAAATATTAGTAAGTAGTTAGTTCACCTGAACTTGTAGCAATGTTGCTtctctccagaaaacatggtttATAACCAGGAAGACCACAAAGCATGCAATTCTGCATAAGAAAGAAATATTGTGCCACAAGATGAGAAAACAAGCAGACAAACAtacaaatacagtaaatgcaaACGTTTCAGATTGCTTCATCAAGGGGtcgaaagaaaacaaatcacaaaAGCTAAACAATTGCTAAAATGGCATTCAAAATCAGGGTATCTCTTATCGGCCGATGCATGTCTTGTGTGTTTTTCCAGCATTACTGGTACTGTTCGggtgtttttttaaaggtcTTGTGGGGTAGGGCAGATGGGTTGAAGTGTGTAACAGTCAAGGCCAGCCCTGATTAGACAGCATCAAATGCCTGAGATAATTCTTACAGTACCTTTAATGCAGACAAAAGAGACTGCTGGTAGGATGCATCCACTGACGGCATGAGAACAAGAATGACTTGTAGAGCTCTTAGACCATTGAGCAAAAGCTATCAAAACATGAGCAATACTATCTTTAATGTTTATGTCATAAACATTAAGATTCTTAGCatgaaatagaaaacaatattAAAATGTTCCTAAATAACAGTTGAAACAAGCTGACTTTTATTACCCTGTAGTGATCTACATCTTCAATGGCTTGCTGAGGCTTGAATTTGATTGTGTTCAAAATAATCTCGAATGCTCTTGTCACATGATCACTTCCAATGGTTTGGCCAGTGCTGGATCTGAGACAAAAATACCAAACATAAAATCACAACAGGAAGATGCTTCAATATTCAATAAATTCAAGATGATTCGAAAATTTAAAACTCAAATATGTTTCAATAATTCAAATCTAATATGTTTCAATATTTCAGCTGAAACAAAAGCAAGTGTCTCATGGGCCcagagattaaaaaaaaaaacactaaaggcAAAAGTGACTCACTTGAGACAGGTGTTTGCGATGCAACTGACTGCATTACATCTTGTTTCCATGTCCCATCCAGGATCGCAAATAAGACCAGCCAATAATCCTGTAGGTGGTTCAGCAAGAAGCATCTCCAAGTACTAGATAAGAAAAACAAGCCTTAACACATAATTATCTCAGCATGATCAGTCTCTACAGTATGAGAAAGGTTATGAGGGTTCCATCCTCCTATGAGATATAAATGGATGGGTCAagggccaaaaaaaaaagaaaatttgaaaatgtattttttgtatataaaTATTATGCAAAACGTAAGAATACAAGCTGTGAACATAATATATGGTGTCAACTTCTGTCTATATATGTATGATCATTTAAAAAagatgaataaataaatacataaatgaatgaatgaattgaatgaatggatggatggatggattgaTGGATGGATGAATGAAAGAATACAAATATGGGTAGGGGGTGGGTGAAGGGGGGTAACCTCTATCAagtttttttcatggattaaaaaaatatatttaaccCTTTccctcctgggtacttttgagcaacatcgtaagaaaaacagactgaaaacagaaacctccccccctatttcaagtccaacactaccagttgagctaagctaccgctgacccaagacagtatgccttgaagtttccaacaatgcactgcggtgccttttctttctagcgatggcactgctacagcctgttgcttacaacagttttgcttttaatttgcttaaaaattacagttttttcacatctggagagtgccttaggacatcatgaagtctttttgggcataattaatgctgtggttatggatgtttgcacgctgaggttgattcaatgggataattccttgtctgggttTCACCGAGTgggaaaggaattttctggtgaatggcctcatattCTCCAATGTGGACCATCTTTgttacccaaccttattcaaaaattgttttcaggcttattctgggttccttggacctgaaaatgttttgtttggcttcggggcaaagagacttataaaaaaaatgttatgattctgggggaggagattgcccgcctgtctgtcaaggtgtttccaagactctcatgatgcagtgcaggcatgcaaaataggctaaacatggtgactcgcttctaatggaggttctagcattgattattgtgactgattgctgtaaaatgggacctgacagagtgcaataaaggtatctattggtgacttgatctgtgtttgcttgtctctatttgtagtttgaaattttgtgtcttttttggtaagaaatgtttctaagtttaagcatttgtttatgaattggtcagaaattaaggttgatattttgacaaaagagtcaattctattacattgcttagatgcgcttttgaaggtcatctatgccttggatgaatctatgagtatccgggtctggtgatgtttagtttgcatttttgacgtttggagttgggcctatattttacaggcgtctcaagGCGTTATGGAAATGAAAGACTTAACAAGATCCTTTAGCTATGTAAGTCACAATTCCCTACAAGGTATCTCatactcttttatttgatTAACAAGTTGAGATCTTCGTTTTGAACCCAGACAATAGAATCTCACCTTAGAGCACATTGGTGCATTCTCGTACAGAACAGCTCCAAGCGCTTTCAAGTGATCGGGTAACACCCATTTTTGACTGCTCTGGATTGATTTGGTTAAGAATTCTAGTAGGTCATCTGTTATGTCTTGGTTAATGATCACCTGTGTGTACAATATTACGTGATAATTATAACAAACATGGAACCAGGGCTAAACTTAACGTTTCACTGGTAGTCTTATCGAATTTTTTTGCctaaaagcaaaagtttgtacCCACAACCCTTGTGCTTGCAACAAAAATGTGTTTATAGTGATTTAGTAAGGTGAAGATAAGTAATCATGACTACTACACTTTTAAATATTCTGCAAACTCTTGACTACTATTTCGACAGCTAAATCGCCATTCAATATTCTTGGTGTCATTTGTTGGCACTAAAATAGTTTCCAACTATGCAACCTTTTTGCAAGACACTCAATTAGCATCAATGAGATTCTGTTAGATTGAATGACATATGCCAGAATGCAGTTGGAAATTACTAAAGGGAGTTTACAGAATATATGTAGAATATCAGAGAAACATAAATTTAACTTGAGTCAACCATAACCTTTTGCTTGGAGAGTAGATTGATAACTAACTGGCAGAACTTTGTGGCCAGGTGATCATTGGTGCCATTACTGGGTACAACTGCAGCAAACTTGGACAGGACAGGCCAGGCATCCTAAACAACATGAAAATAACCACTTACAAACCAAACAACTATTCTAGACTATTAACTGGACTATTACACATAttcttgtaataaaaagaGCATAATGTTGCAATTTGAACCTTTACATACATTAATATTTAAGATATTGGCTTCAAAATTATATTAATTTCTTTCCACATACAGCGACATATACATTTACAGGGCCATTAAAACACCATTTCATCCCTCTTTCAATCAGTTTTACTTGGAACATTCTTGGTAAAATagtcaaaaagaaaaaaaatgttgggaCCAGCCACCttagtaaaaaaatgttttttttctgaatattcttTTCTAAACTACAAAATCAATCAATGCTAGATTTTTTATATCCATGATAATGTgggaggacaacaaaaagaatAACTGTGTCTTTTGATTTTAAATTGTATTTGCATCCCCCTTAATTTAGAATGTTGAGGCTGGGGATATGTTCATGTCCCTGTTGCACATAACCAAGCAAAAGACCTGTTTGGAAAAGCTTTTGCATATGTAGCCTGTGTAGCTTAGGGGGCCCTTAAGTTAACGGCCCTGTTTTATTTGCTGTATTTAACGGCccctctctccctctctccaaccaacgaaacagacctgtagggaaacctatgtagtttttatttttctcaaaccaacactatacaccgctctactttcgagtattgagcactttctatgaaagccttcaaccattatatatatatatatatatatatatatatatatatatatatatatatatagggagggagggaggggccGTTAAATACAGCAaataaaacagcaaataaatatatatatatatatatatagagggagggagggaggggccGTTAAATACAGCAAATAAAACAGGGCCGTTAACTTAAGGGCCCCCTAAGCTACACAGGCTACATATGCAAAAGCTTTTCCAAACAGGTCTTTTGCTTGGTTATGTGCAACAGGGacatcccctgatgagtgggcaaccacgaaacagacctgtagggaaacctatgtagtttgtatttttctcaaaccaacactatacaccgctctactttcgagtattgagcactttctatgaaagccttcaaccatcattgtatatgtatatatatatatatatatatatatatatatatatatatatatatatatatatatatatatacatatatagcCTTTTCAATTTGGCAccgacaacgtttattgaaaataagaatttttttactaCTGATTATGTAATTGTTATTACTATACTACAAATAGAGTTTGTCAAGAGATTTTCAGTGCAtctatatacatatatagtTAATCACAACAAATTTTATTACATATACTCCCTGTTTCACAGTAGGACGCCCCCTCCCTGCTACCTATTTCACCCATCCTTTTAGAAGATTATTATTAACAAAAACGCTTTGAAAACTTAAGTTCGAGAAGAATTAGTATTTAAAACGTGATTTGGATTAACATGATATTTCTTCATTATTGCTATGGTAATCATTTGTGTTACAGTGTAAATGAACCAAGGATTTGGTCCTACCTCATGTCGGCCGATAACTGGTGATCCGAAATATAACGAGTTCAGTTCGTCTAGGAGAGCGTTAACATCGGCAAAGAAAGCGTCTGTTTTGCTTGGTCTGAGGGCTCGTGTACGAGTCGCGGCCCTCTGCCACCGGACGTAGTCGTCTTCAACCGACATGGATGGCTTGTAAATAAGCTCTTTTTATAACCAAGAAATGCCAATGATGTCCATATAAAAATGTCAATATGCCAAAAGGGTCAgaatttattgtatttttactAGAAAAAGGCATCCATAAGGGACATTTAATAAGAAAATGTGCtcaagaagaaaaagaccgcttccattaaggccgccattttgaagtgtACTAGGTGACTGCTGACCAAAATGAACTGGGCGTaggattttcaaaaaaaaagaggGACTGTACTTTTGCAAAGCCTTTATAAGAtaaggaaaaaataaagactTAGAATAGTGAATTGTGACTTTAGGATTGTGTTTGCAGATGATTTCTACGACTTTGAATTGTAGGCAGATTTTCTGAGCAAGCTTGGGTACCCTCTGttacacagggtacccgagtTATGCTCTTACAACCTTGAGGTCAATAGAAACTTGTATTGAAGaataaaaatctatatataattatataaaaaaagaaattgtcTGGAGACACATCAGAGTTTACATCAAGATAGGCTAAAATAAATTCGGCTAGGTTCTAAATTCAGTTTTGACGTCACTCACCCCCTGTGAGGATCTGACACAGCTAACGGACTGAACCTTTTTGAACAAGAGGACGAAGCACATGGCTTCTCTACCAGCGCCTCTGGCATGGCTCGTATACTGACGATCAGGAAGAGGAAGACTTTTCTTTCCTATACGGCACTCGTCTTGTGTATTCTGGTTGTATTGTGGCAGTTAAACGTCAATTTTTTCATTGGCAAACACTCGTTGCCGGCTTCAGATTATAGCCCTGCTGTGTTAGTTGCTTGCcgacaaaaaaatcaaacgCTTGATTTGCTGAATGGGTTAACTGATACTAAATCCATCAGAAGATATAAACAAGCCGAATTATTACGAACAGCGAGGTTAAATTTTCGCGGTACAAATGCCCCAGTGAAAGAAGGAAAAGTGGGATTTGTAAATTTCCATTTGTGGGACGAATTGTGCGGAAATGACTTGAGAACGTTGTTGTACTTCCCACTTTTTCCAAATATCCCTGAAAGTAGAAAGCTTCACGATGGCTTGAGTTTTTCCAAGAACGGGAAGCACCATGGCAAGCGAGTGTTTGGTTTCATCGCGGCTCCAAAGGCAGCGAAATACACGTTTCGCCTAGATTCAAGTGGAAGCTCTGAGCTCTGGCTAAGTACAGATGAAGACCGCGCAAACGCGAACTTGGCTTGTGCGATCCGTTATGGAGGCGAATCGCCAGAGTCAGAAAGATCTTATGATGTTCACTTAAAGGCTTCGCGGCTGTACTATTTTGATTTAATTCACAAACAAGGGGACTTGTTATTTCGTGATTTTATTAACGTTCAATGGCGCATTGGTGATGGCGAGGTATTCACGGATATTCCATCAGAATACCTAAAATCTCTACATGATGACACCGAAATAAGCGATAATACTGTAAACACGAACACGTTTTTACCCACAGGGCTTCACCATAAAAAACCGGCAAAAAGTGAACGAGAAATATTATGGGAAAAAGTATCAAAATACTCATTTATGAATCAACGTGATATTGTGAACCTCTTCCCTACATGCGCTTACAAACCAAACTACTTGATAAAACACCAATTATCGCTTTTCGCTTCTCTGTGGGAACATGTTTATACAGCTGTTTATCCTTCAGACAAGTCCAATCGGACAATGAATACCGGAGTAATCTGCTTTGGAAATGATATTATGGATAAGACTCGAGCCTTTCGGGTTGCTAGATCTGTTGTAGCAGCAATTGAAAGGGAGCATGGCGGGTGAGTCTATTTTCGTTGACCGATTTCTTTGTTTGGGTTACATTATTCGTAGTTCTACTTCGCCTTATAAAAACAAAGTAAGAGGTCCATTGTTTCGATGAATAGGTTTCGTTAGATGGTGTTGCAGACATTGTTTTTATCCCCCAAAACACCGTTGGGCATTGTAGTGTTGACGTCCGTTTGTAAAAAGGTGCAAATCTTAAATAATGTATTAAATAAGGAAATAAGATGTTTAATAATTATTTCAACTAAAATCTGAATGCTTAATACCGGTGGCTAGATTTGGGGCATTTTATAGTTTATAGTTTTATATAAGTTAATTGCTCacacagtatttttttttgccactATTTTTAGAGACATTAATACAATTTACTCTTAATGATGTCTTTTTCAGACATTCAATGGCAAAACTACATTTTGCCTAGAAGAACGTGTGAAGGGGTGatgtgttgtattttttttctagggaTGGGGGATAATAGGGACAAACTTAATTAAATGACTGCCAATAAAAGTAAGGCAATCAGCATGCAAGAATCTACAGAAGAAACTACAATGAGGACGCAGAAAGCATGCcatgctgaacaactttgaccaatcagattcggcTTAAACACcgtaaacattaaaaaaaagttcagcCAATAAGAAACGCCGGACATTGTTTATTTGACCCTGTTTGTGTAGTCCACCTGGGGAAACACAGGCCCTTGCCGGCCTTATCAGTTAGCTCTTTTGGGCAAGATTGCTTTAGagttttgtcttttttcatTAACATTACACAGAAATATACCTTTGTTATGCCAGGTGGTTCATAGCACAGCATGTATATCAAAAGCAGTTCCTCTCAGAATGTTtacatttctatttttttctgtcgATTGAGCATTGGAACAACTCTACCTGATTAGCTggaacttttttttcaaaatgtttacaGTGTTCAAGCCGAATCTGATTAGTCAATGTTGTTCAGCATGGCCCCCTATCTGTGTCCTCACTGGTTCTTACTGGAACATAAGAGCAAGCGCAAGGAGATGCAACTGTTGGTTTTCTTCCAtttgtgcttgtgtttgacctaTTTTAAGTTGTTGTGCTTATGATTGTTCTTGCGCTTACACTTGCACTCCAGTGAAGCAACCTGCAAACCAAAACCCACATAATTCAATTGCAGTTGGAAATACTGTGTAATTAGAGTTGTACGCCTCCAACATTGAGATTACTCTCACACAATCATTACAACTATTATGTTTTCAGGAAATATACTTTTAAAGACATTCTAAATGTTGAGCAGAAGCAGTCCCGGTACTTTGTTGAGCTGTTATTCAAGGAAAACGCCTCAGGAAAGATTGTGCGCTTCTCAGAATATGTTTACCAACAAGAGTCTGGAGAATTATGCTATCCAGAAGGATTTGTTTGGAACAGGAAAGCAATGGTAAACTTACTTGTCATATCTGGCCGTAACCAAGCTAAATGGGTATACCATTTCATCAACAACATCCAAGAAATTTACAAACAAACTGGAGATGAGAACATCAATGTGATTATTGTGGACTTTTTGAGCCCTAATGCTGACTTAAAAGCAGCATTGGAGGAAAGTTCTCTTCCAAATTATTCTCTCTTGGAAAACATCTCTGGTTTTCAAAAGTCTTTAGGGATCCAGCAAGCAGTAAATCATGGAGTAACAGACCAAGACAGTATTGTGGTTG from the Nematostella vectensis chromosome 4, jaNemVect1.1, whole genome shotgun sequence genome contains:
- the LOC5513101 gene encoding N-acetyl-beta-glucosaminyl-glycoprotein 4-beta-N-acetylgalactosaminyltransferase 1 isoform X1 — its product is MARILTIRKRKTFLSYTALVLCILVVLWQLNVNFFIGKHSLPASDYSPAVLVACRQKNQTLDLLNGLTDTKSIRRYKQAELLRTARLNFRGTNAPVKEGKVGFVNFHLWDELCGNDLRTLLYFPLFPNIPESRKLHDGLSFSKNGKHHGKRVFGFIAAPKAAKYTFRLDSSGSSELWLSTDEDRANANLACAIRYGGESPESERSYDVHLKASRLYYFDLIHKQGDLLFRDFINVQWRIGDGEVFTDIPSEYLKSLHDDTEISDNTVNTNTFLPTGLHHKKPAKSEREILWEKVSKYSFMNQRDIVNLFPTCAYKPNYLIKHQLSLFASLWEHVYTAVYPSDKSNRTMNTGVICFGNDIMDKTRAFRVARSVVAAIEREHGGKYTFKDILNVEQKQSRYFVELLFKENASGKIVRFSEYVYQQESGELCYPEGFVWNRKAMVNLLVISGRNQAKWVYHFINNIQEIYKQTGDENINVIIVDFLSPNADLKAALEESSLPNYSLLENISGFQKSLGIQQAVNHGVTDQDSIVVVMDLHLQVPASFIEDVRKHSIKGRQAFSPVIERLQCGSMQHGLDDFGAFWEFHGYGIVGIYKQDWDRFGGMNYEMFKDKWGGEDIEMVDRILMAGIELERRKVIGFSHYFHTKKGMWNNRS
- the LOC5513101 gene encoding N-acetyl-beta-glucosaminyl-glycoprotein 4-beta-N-acetylgalactosaminyltransferase 1 isoform X2 gives rise to the protein MARILTIRKRKTFLSYTALVLCILVVLWQLNVNFFIGKHSLPASDYSPAVLVACRQKNQTLDLLNGLTDTKSIRRYKQAELLRTARLNFRGTNAPVKEGKVGFVNFHLWDELCGNDLRTLLYFPLFPNIPESRKLHDGLSFSKNGKHHGKRVFGFIAAPKAAKYTFRLDSSGSSELWLSTDEDRANANLACAIRYGGESPESERSYDVHLKASRLYYFDLIHKQGDLLFRDFINVQWRIGDGEVFTDIPSEYLKSLHDDTEISDNTVNTNTFLPTGLHHKKPAKSEREILWEKVSKYSFMNQRDIVNLFPTCAYKPNYLIKHQLSLFASLWEHVYTAVYPSDKSNRTMNTGVICFGNDIMDKTRAFRVARSVVAAIEREHGGKYTFKDILNVEQKQSRYFVELLFKENASGKIVRFSEYVYQQESGELCYPEGFVWNRKAMVNLLVISGRNQAKWVYHFINNIQEIYKQTGDENINVIIVDFLSPNADLKAALEESSLPNYSLLENISGFQKSLGIQQAVNHGVTDQDSIVVVMDLHLQVPASFIEDHSIKGRQAFSPVIERLQCGSMQHGLDDFGAFWEFHGYGIVGIYKQDWDRFGGMNYEMFKDKWGGEDIEMVDRILMAGIELERRKVIGFSHYFHTKKGMWNNRS